In Vicia villosa cultivar HV-30 ecotype Madison, WI unplaced genomic scaffold, Vvil1.0 ctg.000600F_1_1, whole genome shotgun sequence, a single window of DNA contains:
- the LOC131629723 gene encoding uncharacterized protein LOC131629723, with product MGLKLSFISGSMMINTLTNGSVTIALVCLSCPLTIYGKSFMMNLLCLPLHQIDVIVGINWLEFNYVHINCYSKTVRFTEFGDGGEPMFLSAKQVEGLLEDEAQMFAIFSALHIEREAVSVELHVVCEFPEVFLDDISDLPLEHEVEFAI from the coding sequence ATGGGTTTGAAATTGTCTTTTATAAGTGGGAGTATGATGATCAATACTCTAACTAATGGTTCTGTAACTATTGCGCTAGTGTGTTTGAGTTGCCCTTTGACCATTTATGGTAAGAGtttcatgatgaatttgttgtgttTACCCTTGCACCAAATTGATGTTATTGTTGGAAtaaactggttggagttcaactatGTTCATATCAATTGCTACAGTAAGACTGTGAGGTTCACAGAGTTTGGTGACGGTGGAGAGCCGATGTTTTTATCTGCTAAGCAAGTAGAAGGACTTTTAGAAGATGAAGCTCAAATGTTTGCAATATTTTCGGCACTGCATATTGAACGTGAAGCTGTCAGTGTTGAGTTACATGTTGTCTGTGAATTTCCAGAGGTGTTTCTAGATGACATCAGTGATTTACCTCTAGAGCATGAGGTGGAGTTTGCTATATAA
- the LOC131629705 gene encoding protein PMR5-like: MSLLSSVFLSFFSLLFILSLQCQKASSLHHHHHHHHQKPILKSNNNQSSCALFVGTWVHDETESYPFYQSSSCEIIDPEFNCQMYGRPDSDYLKYRWKPLNCELPRFNGVEFLMKMKGKTVMFVGDSLGRNQWQSLICMLSAAVPQSLTQHVSGDPLSTFTFLDYGVKIAFHRAPYLVDMDMVQGKRILRLDEADKNGNTWKSADVLLFNTGHWWTHQGSLQGWDYLELRGEYYSDMDRFGALESGMKTWATWVDANIDRSKTQVLFQAISPTHYNQNEWNAEAGRTTSMMTTKNCYGETAPISGTTINHGGVETYTQQQMRIVDMVIREMRDPAYLLDITMLSALRKDGHPSIYSGELNPQQRANPDHSADCSHWCLPGLPDTWNQLLYVALFY; encoded by the exons ATGTCTCTTCTTTCTTCAGTTTTCCTTTCATTCTTCTCtcttcttttcattctttcaCTTCAATGCCAAAAAGCTTCTTCtcttcatcaccatcatcatcaccacCATCAAAAACCCATTTTGAAATCTAACAACAACCAAAGCAGTTGCGCATTGTTTGTAGGAACTTGGGTTCATGATGAAACTGAAAGTTACCCTTTTTATCAATCCTCTAGCTGTGAAATCATAGACCCGGAATTCAATTGCCAAATGTATGGTCGCCCGGATTCTGATTACCTTAAATACAGATGGAAACCGCTTAATTGTGAGCTTCCAAG GTTCAATGGTGTTGAGTTTCTGATGAAGATGAAAGGAAAGACTGTAATGTTTGTTGGTGACTCGTTGGGAAGGAACCAATGGCAGTCTTTGATTTGTATGCTGTCTGCTGCAGTACCTCAATCACTGACACAACATGTCAGTGGAGATCCTCTTTCCACCTTCACATTCTTG GACTATGGTGTGAAGATTGCATTTCACAGAGCACCTTATTTGGTGGATATGGATATGGTCCAAGGGAAGAGAATCTTGAGGCTTGATGAGGCAGATAAGAATGGTAACACATGGAAGAGTGCTGATGTATTGTTGTTCAACACAGGACATTGGTGGACTCATCAAGGATCACTTCAAGG ATGGGATTATCTAGAATTAAGAGGGGAGTATTATTCCGACATGGATCGATTCGGAGCGTTGGAAAGTGGTATGAAAACATGGGCTACTTGGGTGGATGCAAATATTGACAGAAGTAAAACCCAAGTGTTATTTCAAGCAATTTCTCCCACTCATTACAA CCAAAACGAATGGAACGCAGAAGCTGGTAGAACAACATCGATGATGACAACGAAGAACTGCTATGGTGAAACAGCTCCAATCAGTGGCACGACAATAAACCATGGAGGAGTAGAAACATACACTCAACAACAGATGAGAATAGTGGATATGGTGATTCGTGAAATGCGCGATCCTGCATATCTTCTTGACATCACGATGTTATCAGCATTGAGGAAAGATGGACACCCTTCGATTTACAGTGGTGAATTGAATCCGCAGCAGAGAGCTAACCCGGATCACTCGGCTGATTGTAGTCATTGGTGTCTTCCTGGTTTGCCTGATACTTGGAATCAACTTCTCTATGTTGCTTTATTCTATTAA